In Streptomyces nojiriensis, one genomic interval encodes:
- a CDS encoding tyrosine-type recombinase/integrase, whose amino-acid sequence MDTTYEVKIWKIGSRKQAKGTTYTVRWFLGGREWRAPFATRALADAFRSELVSATRRGEAFSVSTGRPLSHASGASSVSWYEFAVKFADFQWHRTSGNSRKTTSKVLMAATGALLRSPVPSTYDPVVVRTALREFAFNTRRRNEAPPEVLSILKWVERNCLSMAAWEDSARVDAVLRAVSSRLDGSDTAASTVKRNRRVLNVMLEHAVKQDVLRSNTLPKGRGAAPKTSIAVDKRSLINLRQAAGLLGWVRRRPRGGPRLHAFFAAMYYAGPRPEEVVAMYVMDVRLPPEGAADQWGELLIHTAQPEVGKHWTNDGAIHEERGLKGRAKDDMRTVPCRPALTKILREHIERDELKPGDLLFPGEKGEMLAGSVIRRAWRSARQETLTPEEIASPLGKRVYDLRHTCLTNWLNDGVPPAQVAEWAGNSVPVLLAVYARCIVGHLGDLKKRIEAGGDLPEV is encoded by the coding sequence ATGGACACGACGTACGAAGTCAAGATCTGGAAGATCGGATCGCGTAAGCAGGCCAAGGGCACCACGTATACGGTTCGATGGTTCCTGGGAGGACGCGAATGGCGAGCTCCGTTCGCAACGCGGGCGTTGGCTGACGCCTTCCGCTCCGAGCTGGTCAGCGCCACCCGCCGCGGTGAAGCCTTCAGCGTGTCGACAGGGCGGCCGCTCTCGCACGCTTCAGGTGCAAGCTCTGTCAGCTGGTACGAGTTCGCCGTGAAGTTCGCGGATTTCCAGTGGCACCGGACGAGCGGGAACAGCCGTAAGACGACGTCCAAGGTCTTGATGGCCGCCACCGGGGCGCTCCTGCGTAGTCCCGTGCCCAGCACGTACGACCCGGTGGTCGTGCGCACCGCGCTGCGGGAGTTCGCCTTCAACACCCGTCGGCGGAACGAAGCTCCTCCCGAAGTTCTCTCCATCCTCAAGTGGGTCGAGCGCAACTGCCTGTCCATGGCCGCTTGGGAGGACTCTGCTCGGGTGGACGCGGTCTTGCGGGCGGTGTCCAGTCGGCTCGATGGCTCCGATACAGCGGCCAGCACCGTCAAGCGCAATCGGCGCGTGCTGAACGTGATGCTGGAGCACGCCGTGAAACAGGACGTGCTGAGGTCGAACACCTTGCCGAAGGGGCGAGGGGCGGCACCGAAGACGTCCATCGCCGTCGATAAGCGCTCTCTGATCAATCTCCGCCAAGCGGCCGGCCTGCTCGGCTGGGTTCGCCGACGTCCTCGTGGTGGACCTCGCCTCCATGCCTTCTTCGCCGCGATGTACTACGCCGGTCCGAGGCCGGAAGAGGTGGTGGCCATGTACGTCATGGACGTCCGGCTTCCTCCGGAGGGGGCCGCCGACCAGTGGGGCGAGCTGCTGATCCACACTGCGCAACCCGAAGTGGGCAAGCACTGGACGAACGACGGCGCGATCCACGAAGAGAGAGGGCTGAAGGGCAGGGCCAAGGACGACATGCGAACGGTTCCGTGCCGGCCCGCGTTGACCAAGATCCTCCGAGAGCACATCGAGCGGGATGAGCTGAAGCCGGGAGACCTGCTCTTTCCGGGTGAGAAGGGGGAGATGCTCGCCGGGTCCGTCATCCGGCGGGCATGGCGTTCCGCTCGCCAGGAGACCCTCACCCCGGAGGAGATCGCGTCACCCCTGGGGAAGCGTGTCTACGACCTGCGCCACACGTGCCTGACGAACTGGCTCAACGACGGCGTTCCGCCGGCGCAGGTGGCGGAATGGGCAGGTAATAGCGTCCCGGTCCTGCTGGCCGTCTACGCCCGGTGCATCGTTGGTCATCTAGGGGACCTGAAGAAGCGCATCGAGGCAGGGGGAGACCTCCCCGAGGTCTGA
- a CDS encoding helix-turn-helix transcriptional regulator: protein MATHTSRRGMLKVPEVCDELGISRSTFYEWRLKQRAPRCIKLPNGELRVRRGDLDIWLNDREDAA, encoded by the coding sequence ATGGCCACGCACACCAGCAGGCGGGGGATGCTCAAGGTCCCGGAGGTCTGCGACGAACTCGGGATCTCGCGATCCACCTTCTACGAGTGGCGGCTGAAGCAGCGCGCCCCCCGCTGCATCAAGCTCCCCAACGGCGAACTGCGCGTACGCCGAGGCGACCTGGACATCTGGTTGAACGATCGCGAGGACGCCGCCTGA
- a CDS encoding DNA primase family protein translates to MSLAEELPAPSNPMAVARRILPGWQDEQERLLCRRWRGAWMRWTGTCWREFEEQQMRATLYKQLEHATYVAGLDKDGLPEVKDWAPTRTKLSNLLDALTAVTLLPSEVDAPSWIEREETAGDRSPIVACENGLLRIRDRALLPHTPGFFNLVSVPFAYDKGATAPAWEKFLHQLWPDDPSAIQALQEWFGYVLSGRTDQQKILLMKGPTRSGKGTITRILTEFVGKKNIAGPTLASLGTNFGLSSLVDKPLAVISDARLTGNEGGQVVERLLTISGEDTIDIDRKYRDLWTGKLPTRLMILTNELPSFGDSSGVIARRFIVLNMTVSWLGKEDTTLDESLKREMPGILNWALGGLARLQETGRITQPASSREAITIMQDTASPTSAFVRERCATGPDCAVPVDALWNVWREWAEDNGVRAGTKQVFGRNLQSVVPQLHRERPRDEYGRQVPTYTGITLNQSDPHSPESRLKRLNPAQTAL, encoded by the coding sequence ATGAGCCTCGCCGAGGAGCTGCCCGCTCCGTCCAACCCGATGGCCGTCGCACGCCGGATCCTGCCCGGCTGGCAGGACGAGCAGGAGCGCCTGCTGTGCCGGCGGTGGCGGGGAGCGTGGATGCGCTGGACCGGAACTTGCTGGCGCGAGTTCGAGGAACAGCAGATGCGCGCCACCCTCTACAAGCAGTTGGAGCACGCCACCTACGTCGCCGGCCTCGACAAGGACGGTCTGCCGGAGGTCAAGGACTGGGCGCCCACCCGCACCAAGCTGAGCAATCTCCTGGACGCCCTCACGGCCGTCACCCTCTTGCCCTCGGAGGTGGACGCGCCCTCGTGGATCGAGCGGGAGGAAACCGCGGGGGACCGTAGCCCGATCGTGGCGTGCGAGAACGGGCTGCTGCGGATTCGAGACCGGGCGCTCCTGCCCCACACGCCGGGGTTCTTCAACCTCGTGTCCGTGCCGTTCGCCTACGACAAGGGGGCCACGGCACCGGCCTGGGAGAAGTTCCTGCACCAGCTCTGGCCCGACGACCCCAGCGCCATCCAGGCATTGCAGGAGTGGTTCGGCTACGTCCTCTCCGGCCGCACCGACCAACAGAAGATCCTGCTCATGAAGGGACCCACCCGATCTGGGAAAGGAACCATCACCCGGATCCTGACCGAGTTCGTCGGCAAGAAGAACATCGCCGGCCCCACCCTCGCCAGCCTCGGCACCAACTTCGGACTGTCCTCACTGGTCGACAAGCCCTTGGCAGTCATTTCCGACGCCCGCCTGACCGGCAACGAGGGAGGTCAGGTGGTGGAGCGGCTCCTCACGATCTCCGGCGAGGACACCATCGACATCGACCGCAAGTACCGCGACCTGTGGACCGGGAAGCTGCCCACCCGGTTGATGATCCTCACCAACGAACTCCCCAGCTTCGGCGACAGCAGCGGTGTGATCGCCCGCCGGTTCATCGTCCTCAACATGACCGTTTCCTGGCTCGGCAAGGAAGACACCACCCTCGACGAGTCCCTCAAGCGGGAGATGCCCGGAATCCTGAACTGGGCCCTTGGTGGCCTCGCCCGTCTCCAGGAGACCGGCCGGATCACCCAACCCGCCTCCTCCCGGGAGGCGATCACGATCATGCAGGACACTGCGTCACCCACCAGCGCGTTCGTCCGCGAACGCTGCGCCACCGGGCCCGACTGCGCCGTGCCCGTGGACGCACTGTGGAACGTCTGGCGCGAATGGGCCGAGGACAACGGCGTACGCGCCGGAACGAAGCAGGTCTTCGGCCGCAACCTCCAGTCCGTCGTTCCTCAGCTCCACCGGGAACGCCCCCGCGACGAGTACGGCCGGCAGGTGCCGACCTACACCGGGATCACGCTCAACCAGTCCGATCCACATTCCCCTGAGTCGCGACTCAAGCGACTCAACCCCGCTCAGACCGCCCTCTAA
- a CDS encoding bifunctional DNA primase/polymerase: MTHPTDFPRDPNRPALPTQLRTALWLAGLGLPVLPLREGKLPFGNCSACTSSKGVGPCRCGDRPNMKFAGPCHCPAPCHGWAAAATDPDILTGPAWATAWRQAVALAYHPGGAHLTVVDLDNPDAVAWAREHLPATKVVATTRGEHWIYRGAMQSANKVRPGVDIKSTMSYARWYGPGTGPITALPDVVRALVVREESTRSLRGEVDSSSPARATWDRSVATGCRHNDTFVRTGLTRGLARIAACPEQGAGSTAYGVARFLANQHTRCPGPCGLEVLGDQIIDAAVGVGVPEAYAERAVTRGFEAAAVRAS, translated from the coding sequence ATGACCCACCCGACCGACTTCCCGCGAGACCCCAACCGGCCTGCCTTACCCACTCAACTACGAACCGCGCTCTGGCTCGCCGGGCTGGGGCTGCCCGTTCTGCCGTTGCGGGAGGGCAAGCTGCCCTTCGGGAACTGCTCCGCCTGCACCAGCAGCAAAGGCGTCGGGCCCTGCCGATGCGGCGACCGCCCGAACATGAAGTTTGCCGGGCCCTGCCACTGCCCCGCCCCCTGCCACGGCTGGGCGGCCGCCGCCACCGACCCCGACATCCTCACCGGCCCGGCCTGGGCGACCGCCTGGCGCCAGGCGGTCGCCCTCGCCTACCACCCCGGCGGGGCTCACCTCACCGTCGTGGACCTCGACAACCCCGATGCCGTGGCCTGGGCCCGCGAGCACCTCCCCGCGACCAAGGTCGTGGCGACGACCCGCGGGGAGCACTGGATCTACCGGGGTGCCATGCAGTCCGCCAACAAGGTCCGGCCCGGCGTGGACATCAAATCCACCATGTCCTACGCCCGCTGGTACGGCCCCGGCACCGGCCCCATCACGGCCCTGCCGGACGTCGTCCGGGCCCTGGTCGTGAGGGAAGAGTCCACTCGGTCCCTTCGCGGGGAGGTGGACTCTTCCTCCCCGGCCCGCGCCACCTGGGACCGTTCGGTCGCCACCGGATGCCGCCACAACGACACCTTCGTCCGGACCGGCCTCACCCGGGGCCTCGCCAGGATCGCCGCCTGCCCCGAGCAGGGCGCCGGCAGCACCGCCTACGGGGTCGCCCGCTTCCTCGCCAACCAGCACACCCGATGCCCCGGGCCCTGCGGACTGGAGGTCCTCGGAGACCAGATCATCGACGCGGCCGTCGGCGTCGGCGTGCCCGAGGCGTACGCCGAACGCGCGGTCACGCGTGGCTTCGAGGCCGCGGCGGTGAGGGCATCGTGA
- a CDS encoding FtsK/SpoIIIE domain-containing protein, with protein MTDSPTTHLRAVPDEDVEPVIPKMVDNPNLPDPKVRDEKRKPVLAGWLTNRRDFAATARHAAANLGYATLFHGVRMPVYAGRLALMSPRGACRFISSTNRWVWDREAAPLRDFAVRTEDVDEYMRLARLRQGRIRLRGLVTLVAAVFGLAFALWLYVLAPVYLYAFAAGGVLLLGLAGQQPDAPVIGPAVLKTELQKMTGSIVLRGLDSIGNAKISAAIKKGGDMNGLRFTSEIVRDGPGYRADLDLPYGVTPEDIMEARKPLASGLRRKVGCVWPAPDPTEHEGRLILWVGDKPMNETTKPAWPLLKTGQVDLFKPVVFGNDQRMRDVSVTLMFAAVVVGSIPRMGKTFLMRLLLLIAALDPRAQLYAFDFKGTGDFSALEPVCHRYRAGEEDEDIEYVVHALRELKDELRRRAKVIKSLPRSRCPESKVTPELASDKSLGLHPIVVGLDECQVPFEHEKYGQEIEDICTDITKRGPALGIVGMFGTQRPDAKSLPTGISANAVLRFALKVMGQPANDMILGTSMYKAGYRATMFSRSDRGICWMAGEGDDPRIVASAFVDAVAAEQVVARARKMRDEYGNVTGHAIGKDPETTAGVDILADVLGVIPTDEDAVWCERIAARLTGLRPDAYAGWKGENVTAALKPWGIKPGQVWGQTDEGEGKNRRGIKRADITAAITRRDADRAAA; from the coding sequence ATGACCGATTCCCCGACCACGCACCTGCGGGCCGTCCCGGACGAGGACGTCGAGCCGGTGATCCCGAAGATGGTCGACAACCCGAACTTGCCCGACCCCAAGGTCCGCGACGAGAAGCGCAAGCCGGTCCTGGCCGGGTGGCTGACCAACCGGCGGGACTTCGCGGCCACCGCCCGCCACGCCGCCGCGAACCTCGGCTACGCCACCCTCTTCCACGGCGTCCGGATGCCCGTCTACGCCGGCCGCCTGGCGCTGATGTCGCCGCGGGGCGCTTGCCGGTTCATTTCCTCCACCAACCGGTGGGTGTGGGACCGCGAGGCAGCCCCGCTGCGTGACTTCGCCGTCCGCACCGAGGACGTCGACGAATACATGCGCCTGGCCAGGCTCCGCCAGGGCCGCATCCGGCTGCGCGGACTGGTCACCCTCGTCGCCGCCGTATTCGGCCTCGCCTTCGCCCTGTGGCTGTACGTCCTGGCGCCCGTCTACCTGTACGCGTTCGCCGCCGGCGGGGTCCTCCTGCTGGGCCTGGCCGGGCAGCAGCCCGATGCCCCGGTGATCGGCCCTGCGGTGCTGAAGACCGAGCTGCAGAAGATGACCGGCTCGATCGTCCTGCGCGGTCTGGACAGCATCGGCAACGCAAAGATCTCCGCCGCCATCAAGAAGGGCGGCGACATGAACGGGCTCCGCTTCACCTCGGAGATCGTGAGGGACGGGCCCGGCTACCGCGCCGACCTCGACCTCCCCTACGGCGTGACGCCCGAGGACATCATGGAGGCCCGCAAACCCCTCGCCTCCGGCCTGCGGCGCAAGGTCGGCTGCGTCTGGCCCGCCCCCGACCCGACCGAGCACGAGGGACGGCTGATCCTGTGGGTCGGGGACAAGCCGATGAACGAGACCACCAAACCCGCCTGGCCGCTCCTGAAGACCGGGCAGGTCGACCTGTTCAAGCCCGTCGTGTTCGGCAACGACCAGCGCATGCGGGACGTCTCCGTGACCCTCATGTTTGCCGCGGTCGTCGTCGGCTCCATCCCCCGCATGGGCAAGACGTTCCTCATGCGGCTGCTCCTGCTCATCGCTGCCCTCGACCCCCGCGCCCAGCTCTACGCGTTCGACTTCAAGGGCACCGGCGACTTCTCCGCCTTGGAGCCGGTCTGCCACCGCTACCGGGCCGGCGAAGAGGACGAGGACATCGAGTACGTCGTCCACGCTCTGCGCGAGCTGAAGGACGAGCTCCGCCGCCGGGCGAAGGTCATCAAGTCCCTGCCCCGCTCGCGGTGCCCGGAGTCGAAGGTGACCCCCGAGCTGGCCAGTGACAAGTCGCTGGGGCTGCATCCGATCGTCGTCGGGCTGGACGAGTGCCAGGTGCCCTTCGAGCACGAGAAGTACGGCCAGGAGATCGAGGACATCTGCACCGACATCACCAAACGCGGCCCCGCCCTCGGCATCGTCGGCATGTTCGGCACCCAGCGCCCCGACGCCAAGTCCCTGCCCACCGGGATCAGCGCGAACGCGGTCCTGCGGTTCGCACTGAAGGTGATGGGGCAGCCCGCCAACGACATGATCCTGGGCACCTCGATGTACAAGGCCGGGTATCGGGCCACGATGTTCTCCCGCTCCGACCGCGGTATCTGCTGGATGGCCGGCGAGGGAGACGACCCGCGAATCGTCGCCTCCGCGTTCGTGGACGCGGTCGCCGCCGAACAGGTCGTCGCCCGCGCCCGCAAGATGCGTGACGAGTACGGCAACGTCACCGGCCACGCCATCGGCAAGGACCCCGAGACCACAGCCGGCGTCGACATCCTCGCCGACGTCCTAGGGGTCATTCCGACCGACGAGGACGCGGTGTGGTGCGAGCGGATCGCCGCCCGACTCACCGGCCTCCGGCCCGACGCGTACGCGGGGTGGAAGGGCGAGAACGTCACCGCCGCCCTCAAGCCGTGGGGCATCAAGCCCGGCCAGGTCTGGGGCCAGACCGACGAGGGCGAGGGCAAGAACCGGCGCGGTATCAAGCGCGCCGACATCACCGCTGCCATCACCCGCCGTGACGCCGATCGGGCCGCCGCCTGA
- a CDS encoding DUF6257 family protein: protein MAKEPKFTAKETAQLGWYIARMAKRGIASETVYQGDLERKVDRIIDGAREREARQAAEAAAAAKAARKAAAKAKNRK, encoded by the coding sequence ATGGCGAAGGAACCGAAGTTCACTGCCAAGGAGACCGCGCAGCTCGGTTGGTACATCGCGCGGATGGCCAAGCGCGGTATCGCGAGCGAGACCGTCTACCAGGGCGACCTGGAGCGCAAGGTCGACCGGATCATCGACGGCGCCCGCGAACGTGAGGCCCGCCAGGCGGCCGAGGCCGCCGCGGCTGCGAAGGCGGCCCGTAAGGCCGCGGCGAAGGCCAAGAACCGCAAGTAG
- a CDS encoding DUF6251 family protein, with product MNHLPEPARVVRLPDGTHVYADQMPVTFQSGPQVVHQHIHQAPPDRTVQRLALGSGIGAGAVAAGVYFGPLLVGALTAIAANIAMLAFLALILAWGVHTVVKSTGSSEGATAVKNARRLARRSRR from the coding sequence ATGAACCACTTGCCCGAACCCGCCCGCGTCGTCCGGCTCCCTGACGGCACCCACGTCTACGCCGACCAGATGCCCGTCACCTTCCAGAGCGGCCCGCAGGTTGTCCACCAGCACATCCACCAGGCACCACCCGACCGGACCGTTCAGCGCCTGGCGCTCGGTTCCGGGATCGGCGCCGGAGCCGTCGCGGCCGGCGTCTACTTCGGTCCACTGCTCGTCGGGGCGCTCACCGCGATTGCCGCGAACATCGCGATGCTCGCCTTCCTCGCGCTGATCCTCGCGTGGGGTGTCCACACGGTCGTGAAGTCGACCGGCAGCTCCGAGGGCGCCACCGCGGTGAAGAACGCGCGCAGGCTCGCCCGTCGCAGCCGTCGCTGA
- a CDS encoding DUF2637 domain-containing protein, whose product MNRTAKRALVLALVVVVGMAFRVSWNALRDIAKAIGADDAAANLYPFVVDGLMALTLVATLVLTGDARRFALRVLAAYTLASLVLNYVHGLVPALHSETVDWGRLADWDPANWALVLLATSLPVGSIYFGSDLVAEVLHHRPAIEPDKQESIHTPAYRSTPEQGEPPAEQPEPQEEVDSSTVAPIETIEARPQLAVAAEVTRPRRATGRVPAAARSTRPTRTEVELLAEARSLTESWPIEKLTGEGIRKALRTSPAKARIVRETLKAERERDSAAAVAG is encoded by the coding sequence GTGAACCGCACCGCCAAACGCGCGCTCGTCCTCGCCTTGGTGGTCGTGGTCGGCATGGCCTTCAGGGTCTCCTGGAACGCCCTGCGCGACATCGCCAAGGCCATCGGCGCGGACGACGCGGCAGCCAACCTCTACCCCTTCGTGGTCGACGGCCTGATGGCCCTGACCCTCGTCGCGACGCTCGTGCTGACCGGCGATGCCCGCCGGTTCGCCTTGCGGGTCCTCGCCGCGTACACGCTCGCCTCACTGGTCCTGAACTACGTCCACGGTCTGGTTCCCGCCCTCCACAGCGAGACGGTCGACTGGGGTCGACTGGCCGACTGGGATCCCGCGAACTGGGCGCTCGTGCTGCTGGCGACGTCGCTTCCGGTCGGGTCGATCTACTTCGGCTCCGACCTCGTCGCCGAGGTCCTTCACCACCGACCCGCGATCGAACCGGACAAGCAAGAATCCATCCACACTCCCGCATATCGGTCCACCCCTGAGCAGGGCGAACCCCCCGCCGAGCAGCCCGAGCCGCAGGAGGAGGTGGACTCTTCCACCGTCGCACCGATCGAGACGATCGAGGCCCGACCGCAGCTCGCGGTGGCCGCGGAGGTGACGCGTCCTCGTCGGGCGACCGGTCGAGTCCCTGCCGCCGCCCGATCGACCCGACCGACCCGGACGGAAGTCGAGCTGCTCGCGGAGGCGCGGAGCCTGACGGAGTCGTGGCCGATCGAGAAGCTGACCGGTGAGGGGATCCGCAAGGCCCTGCGCACGTCGCCAGCGAAGGCCCGGATCGTGCGGGAGACGTTGAAAGCGGAGCGGGAGCGGGACTCCGCGGCGGCGGTGGCCGGATGA
- a CDS encoding DUF6303 family protein: protein MTHSARLANSYFGEWEIYIIVEGHADDWPLHSFGRTSPTPTLAERTAALASLGYEAADDAAWEWIEMDNDHTDAVEFRGSFDVRPIGEAP, encoded by the coding sequence ATGACACACAGCGCCCGCCTGGCGAACTCCTACTTCGGTGAGTGGGAGATCTACATCATCGTCGAGGGCCACGCCGACGACTGGCCCCTCCACTCCTTCGGCCGCACCTCGCCGACCCCCACGCTCGCCGAGCGCACCGCCGCCCTGGCCAGCCTCGGGTACGAGGCCGCGGACGACGCCGCCTGGGAGTGGATCGAGATGGACAACGACCACACGGACGCCGTCGAGTTCCGCGGCTCGTTCGATGTCCGCCCCATCGGGGAGGCGCCGTGA
- a CDS encoding DUF6303 family protein, protein MSKQIFGAQMSLRCCGTTAPELTAGPCWQLYVAMTGLVSEWPTYTWPASTEIPTVRQRRDALTELGYGLAEDAEWEWEECTGPDYHPHPVRVLLLGTVKVRPLEAGAA, encoded by the coding sequence ATGAGCAAGCAGATCTTCGGCGCGCAGATGTCGCTGCGATGCTGCGGCACCACCGCGCCGGAACTGACGGCCGGACCGTGCTGGCAGTTGTACGTGGCCATGACCGGTCTGGTCAGTGAGTGGCCCACCTACACGTGGCCGGCGTCCACGGAGATCCCGACGGTCCGCCAGCGTCGCGACGCGCTGACGGAACTCGGCTATGGGCTCGCCGAGGACGCCGAGTGGGAGTGGGAGGAGTGCACCGGCCCGGACTACCACCCGCACCCGGTGCGGGTGCTCCTCCTGGGCACGGTGAAGGTCCGGCCGCTGGAAGCGGGTGCGGCATGA
- a CDS encoding DUF6284 family protein, translating into MKSIAALKNRVTPWSDELEPSAAELDAIDVEMPLILASVDLLDAQIMTIDRTPTEVDERRIRRARNRVLAARRDLANRTAGTTGAGDAA; encoded by the coding sequence ATGAAGTCCATCGCTGCACTTAAGAACCGTGTTACCCCGTGGTCCGACGAGCTGGAGCCGTCGGCCGCAGAGCTGGACGCGATCGACGTCGAGATGCCGTTGATCCTGGCGAGCGTCGACCTGCTCGACGCGCAGATCATGACGATCGACCGCACGCCCACCGAGGTGGATGAGCGCCGGATCCGCCGGGCCCGTAACCGGGTCCTGGCGGCCCGGCGGGACCTGGCCAACCGCACCGCTGGCACGACGGGTGCGGGGGATGCGGCATGA
- a CDS encoding helix-turn-helix domain-containing protein codes for MGKGLRVVRTARGWSQERLIFEIERYARQYMLNVASSASLKTYVSEWENGRRAITERYAVILRPLLGVTDAELGGEPARSVPQQADGYEDLLGRIDSARSVSDSMVSTFMDQTELLRTMDRQMGASGLVDQMNGHLTTMEDALTFAVLPGTRRPIATALAGAATLAAWQALDAGSVERAWRHYELAKRAAQDADAPQYLAHAMGEQAYVLGDAGRPEMAVELIRDAQLTHAERQSPRLRAWLSAAEAELCAAAGMHDDARHALDRAASALPEGVNPRDSDMLSIFLNADHLARWRGNVLALLGDSSAMGDLYASLQATDPTFVRAKAGLHSDLTQAHLARGEFDEARSNLQQARLLANRTGSVRHRRRVELLTGRL; via the coding sequence GTGGGCAAGGGATTACGAGTCGTTCGTACCGCGCGGGGATGGTCGCAGGAGCGGCTGATCTTCGAGATTGAGCGCTACGCGCGGCAGTACATGCTGAACGTCGCGTCGAGCGCGAGCCTGAAGACATACGTGTCGGAGTGGGAGAACGGCCGACGGGCCATCACAGAGCGGTACGCCGTGATCCTCCGGCCGCTGCTCGGGGTGACGGACGCCGAACTGGGCGGGGAGCCTGCACGCTCGGTCCCCCAGCAAGCAGACGGCTATGAGGACCTGTTGGGTCGTATCGACTCGGCGCGGAGCGTCAGCGATTCCATGGTGAGCACCTTCATGGACCAGACGGAGCTACTTCGCACCATGGATCGGCAGATGGGCGCATCGGGCCTGGTCGACCAGATGAACGGTCACCTGACGACGATGGAGGACGCGCTCACCTTCGCGGTCCTGCCAGGCACTCGCCGTCCCATCGCAACGGCCCTGGCAGGGGCGGCGACCTTGGCGGCCTGGCAGGCGTTGGACGCGGGTTCTGTGGAGCGCGCGTGGCGGCATTACGAGCTGGCGAAGCGGGCCGCGCAGGACGCTGACGCGCCGCAGTACTTGGCCCACGCCATGGGGGAGCAGGCGTACGTCCTGGGTGATGCCGGCCGACCCGAGATGGCGGTTGAGCTGATCCGGGACGCGCAGCTCACCCACGCGGAGCGGCAGTCGCCTCGCCTTCGGGCTTGGCTGAGCGCGGCCGAAGCCGAGCTGTGTGCTGCCGCTGGCATGCACGACGATGCCCGTCATGCGCTGGACCGGGCGGCGTCCGCGCTGCCGGAAGGCGTGAACCCTCGTGATTCCGACATGCTGAGCATCTTCCTGAACGCGGACCACCTGGCGCGCTGGCGGGGAAACGTGCTGGCACTACTGGGCGACAGCTCGGCCATGGGTGACCTGTACGCGTCTCTCCAGGCGACGGACCCCACATTCGTCCGAGCCAAGGCAGGACTGCACAGCGACCTGACCCAGGCGCACCTCGCCCGCGGCGAGTTCGACGAGGCCCGCTCGAACCTTCAGCAGGCGCGACTGCTGGCGAACCGCACGGGGTCCGTGCGGCACCGCCGGCGTGTGGAGCTACTTACGGGGCGGCTGTAG
- a CDS encoding NUDIX domain-containing protein, whose protein sequence is MGPKSTRVYQTIRSWIETGKYGPGEKLPSERTMSAELEIGRTALRQVLARLASEHLIKAYDRSSYRVVGGETAPTPAELEPWTIHGSRTVYENRWVNLDLVDVEPPGVERFEHHVVRLHHVAITAVIDDQQRVLMMWRYRFVPQQWGWELPGGIVDEGEDAATTAARETEEETGWRPTNVEHVVTYQPMIGMVDSPHEIFVARGAVKVGEPTDIEEAGQIAWVPLADIPRLMAEGKLMGSGTLVALLHVLASRATAAP, encoded by the coding sequence ATGGGACCGAAGTCGACGAGGGTCTACCAGACGATCCGATCGTGGATCGAGACGGGGAAGTATGGCCCCGGCGAGAAGCTCCCCTCCGAGCGAACCATGAGCGCTGAGCTGGAGATCGGCCGTACCGCCCTCCGGCAGGTGCTCGCACGATTGGCGAGCGAGCACCTCATCAAGGCGTACGACCGCAGCTCGTACCGAGTCGTGGGTGGCGAGACCGCACCCACGCCGGCAGAGCTGGAGCCCTGGACGATCCACGGCAGCAGGACGGTCTACGAGAACCGGTGGGTGAACCTCGACCTCGTCGACGTTGAGCCCCCCGGGGTCGAGCGGTTCGAGCACCACGTGGTGCGCCTGCACCACGTGGCGATCACGGCCGTGATCGATGATCAGCAACGCGTCCTGATGATGTGGCGGTACCGCTTCGTCCCGCAGCAGTGGGGATGGGAGCTCCCCGGCGGGATCGTGGACGAAGGCGAGGACGCGGCGACGACGGCGGCACGCGAGACCGAGGAAGAGACCGGTTGGCGTCCGACGAACGTCGAGCACGTCGTGACGTATCAGCCGATGATCGGCATGGTCGATTCGCCTCACGAGATCTTCGTGGCACGGGGCGCGGTGAAGGTGGGTGAACCGACGGACATCGAGGAAGCTGGGCAGATCGCCTGGGTGCCACTCGCGGACATCCCCCGACTCATGGCCGAGGGCAAGCTCATGGGGTCAGGAACCCTGGTCGCCCTGCTGCACGTCCTCGCGTCGCGTGCTACAGCCGCCCCGTAA